Genomic segment of Hylaeus volcanicus isolate JK05 chromosome 6, UHH_iyHylVolc1.0_haploid, whole genome shotgun sequence:
CGACTCCAGCAGTTTTCGTACGCATCAGGAAGGCCCCGAGTTCCCTCAAGTTTTACCGAAGGGACCGCTCAGATTCCTGGGAGTTACGCCAAATGAGGATACCGAGGAAAAAGTAGCACCCAGAGGGCGTGGCAGGCCTCACAGAGTTCAGGAGCCAGCTCCCGTCGAAGAGGAAGTCGAGGATGCGCCTATTCCTACGACTAGAAGGAGGCCACTCAGCACCCCAGCACCAGAAGTAATCGATCGTTCTTATCGCGAAAGACAGTACTCCCCGGACAGAAGTAGCAATTTCACTTAGGATAGTAGGAACAATTTTACTTAGGAAGACTCGATTGCAATAGCAGATTGTATCTAATTACTGAACATCGAAAACTTGAACACCGATCGAATTATTAATAGGCGACACGTCTAAGCCAAGATCTGCTACATAAGCCTTACCGATTAATTTGCTAACAGAGCCGAgataaaactaaataatattgctCTTCGTAGCAAGAGTATAACTTATTAAACAGAAcgatctttttttaatatactgcGTACCTCTACAAGGTGAATAGCCCGAGCCTCTTCTGGTCTTTGAAAAAACCTGATTAGTGCTATTACATTCCACTTAACTAATGACCATTCTTCCCTTTTCTTTGCGATACATGTCCCATGGTCTCagtctaaaagaaaaaaggggTAGATTCTaggaataaaagtattacatattACCTTCTCCTATGTGGAAACGAGCGAAATTGATTGTCAGTTCTTCTCTTCGAAGATAACTCTTGTCCGTCTCTTTTTATATCAGTTGTTTATGCTCGgttcaacaaatttataaagGTCCCATGGAATGATCAACACAGACTTCACTGATCAGAATCCATCGACATCATCATTgaaagatttgaaatttccaaataaatagaTAACCTATACTGCGATATTATAGATTATCATTTCTCAAGGCATAAAAAGTGTTTAATTGAAAGATCTATCTATTAATATGTATGTTACACAGACGGAGAATATCATGGTCAATATTGGTGTCGGTTAAGTCTGTGTCAGTTGTTTCAATTTGACCTCTTTATGGGGTTATCAGGGACTCGTCCGTCTTTTTGCGTACGATAATATACATGCATTTTTTTCAGGTTGAAACCGAAGCATCCGACGAACAAGCTTCACGCTCTACCGAGGAGGATGACAAGGAGGAAACGTCTCCTGTGTCACGGGAGAGGGTTAGAAACAAACAAGCGTCTTCGGAGGTCAAACAAGTTTCCGAGGAATTGGATTCTTCTTCGATTTCGGCGAGCACCGTCTCAGCCGTCACCGATAGCCCGACCACCGAATTCCCATCGGCGATGGACAAGGTCGCTCTAGACCTGTACGCCTTCGTGCAGCAAGGTCAAAATAACTTGGTGGATGCATCCAGCAGCGAGGCGACCGGATCCTCGGATGGAACGACTCCAACGGACGATGAAACTACTACCGATCCTGCGACCGCGACGGAATTGTCGGCCACTACGGTGACTCTCGAACCCACGACAACGACCACCACGACGGAACCACCAACTACCACACCTACGACCACAACTACGACTACCACCACCACTACAACCACGGAACCACCTACCACAACAGCCCAAGCACCCGCTGGAAGAGGAAAGTTCCGAAGGCCTGGCATCGGAGGATCCCCGACTTCTCGAAACCGGTAAGTTTACCCGTTTAATCGTTAACGTTAACGACTCAACCTATTCGTTCTTGACTCGATTATCTGACAAGGTTCCACGAGTCTCAGTTTCCAAAATTCAAAGAACCCGAAAGGATAATCTCTCTTAGAGTCACGAATGAATTAAGTGATGCTCAAGACTTTCTTAAACGTCTATAAGTAGTCAAAGATCATCGAAGAGATTACAGATCGAAGGACTATAAAAACAGTtttgaatctaaataaatttcgaggaggggagtaatttttaaatagtttgaCACTGGTTCATAGGCCTCTAAAAACAGTGCAATGTTAATTGAACATTTGTTCgatatcttttattattttcaagttatAAACGCATAAGTAAACGGGGAAGTTTCTCCCTCAAAGTGAAAAACAGGCACGAACGAATTATACTTGTCTTCTTAGAGAAGCCTAATAAATGTTAATGCAAAGCTTCCCTTGTTAGTCGGGTAACAATTTGTCTCGCTTAGATTCAAGTCGAACGGAGGTGGTAGCACAACGACCACCGAAGCTTCCGTGGAACCGACGCAACGCACCCGAGGACGTTTCGGCGGAAACGGATCCAACGGTGGCGGTTACAGAAGACCTCGACCTGGACAGAAGCAACCTGTCGAGGAAGACGCGGTGCAGAAGGAAAGCTCGAGTTCCGTTCAAGCGGAACGACCATCTGGCACGACTCGCGGAAGGTTCCGCGGCTCTGGATCAACAAGAACGACCGTCTCGACGACGACGTCCGCCCCGTCCAATGGCGGATCGACTCAATCGTCTAATGGTCAGACCGGAGTGACGAGACCATCGTTTAACAAACTGAACATCAACCGTCTACGTGGCAGACCGACAACCACGGCACCCAGTGCCAGCGAGGAGAGTCAGGAATCCACCCGTTCGGAAACAGCCAAGGAAACTGCTCAGGAACCAGTCACGGCTGCACCGAAATCGAACGTACGTTCGAGACTGCCTTCACCTGGAGCTAGACCCGTCATCAGACCAAGTGGTGCTCGAGTGAATCTCAGACAGAAACCGGGTCAACCAACGACCACCACGACGACTACGCCAATCCCTCTTCCCGCGGATGCCTCGGACGAGACTTCTATCGATGAGCCAGCTGGCGAAGGAACCGAGGAGGAAACTCACGAGGTAAGGATTGCACAACTATTTAACAAtttgcgttttaaatattacatgtagaaattaattctgggaCTAACTCTGGGACTGGGATTAATTCTGGCtacatttataactctagtttaagtagaaatatttacaagtcattttgttacattagaGTAGCAATCTTTTAAGTCCTCCACCTATAAACTTCTATTACAATGGATCTGAATACATGACCTGTGtgagtctcaacctgatggtcattatCTGATGGTCATGGAAAGTTAAATGGTGTCGAATGGTGGATGacatgcaattaattttatgcacTTTTGTACATTGAtgcatcagaaaaatgcaactggacttttatttaaaatggaacCTATATTTTTGACGATACAGATCAATGCAGTTTCTTGTGCTTTACATAAAAGTACTAACATACTTATTCCTTAAATTTGTTCGTTAGGAAGTTATTGAAGCTTTTGCTTCTTGCCAGTCACATAACCGAACAAGGTGTTGCGAACCGAGCGAACCACACTTTATACCTACATTACATTTCGTGAATTTGCATACcgtataaatacatactttcGCAATACAGCTACTTTTCACATTCCGTGTAAAAGATGTCAACTCATAGATAgcagtaaataataataataataacattcgaCCCATCGCGCGAAATTCCACAGTTCGATTTTTATCTCTCTACACAGGCACACAATTAGACACGGCGGATCGCTCGTCAAAGTTCCCTCGGAGGTTTGCTTTCACCGAATGGCCTTTCGCAAAATGTCACGAAGTCAGCATACTTCGGCTCGCGACCACTTTTCGTGTTTCGAGACACGAGTCACGAAGGCGACGCGCCAATCTCCCCTTCCAGAGTGAACAAAATCGTATTTTTCTGTGCAGGCCCCCGCGGAAACCAGCCCGGCGCCGACACGTTCGACCACGGCGAACCCCCTGAACAAGTTGCGCAACCGAAACAGACTACAGGTCCATCCAAAATCGACCACCAGGTCGCCGGTGTCGCTGGCGCCTAGAAGATCGCCGTTGTTGCCGCGTCGCAAAGTGACCGAAGCACCCGTTCCGCAAACCAGCCAGGAAGAGTCGTCCGAGGAACCGGAAACCTCCAGCGAGACGGAAGCTACCGAGGCTACGTCCGCCGAAACCAGCACAGCCGCGAGCACGAGACACGAAGAGACCAGAGGATTCGGTGGACTGTTGGCGCCCAGGCGCAGGATAGCGCCTCGACGCCCAGGACAGATCGCACCTCGTGAATAATGCCGAGGCCTGCGCTTCTCGCGAACGCGGACTCGGTGAACGaggatgataaaaaaaaaaaacagcttCCATCCATCGAGACACTTGGCGAGAATCGTCACCGCGGGCGAGATCTAAGACGACTCGGGTGACTTGAACGCGGCTTAACGAGTCGAAGAGGCGTTATAGAAATCATAGATAACGAGAGAGTCTCGTCGGAGATGGAAACGTACCGGCCGATCGACAAGAGCGTCGATTGGAGATCGACTCTCCGCGGCTACGCTCTGAATCGTGATAGGAAAACTCGGCGGAATTGAGTTTGAGGAAAAACTCCCGACAATGGATTCGCGACAGATAGATACAGGGGGTGGACGAAATAATGTGAACACCTGTGGACAATCGATAACGGAGTTGGGTTCGCATTTGTCTTTGATACAACTTCCTATCCTAAAGTCACGTGCCTTTTCAATGCCTTTCAATGGAATGTAATCCCATTCTTCTATTGGAGTCtctttcaattgttttcgaaatattgaaagaattaatttgctTTTCATTCTATTCTCGGAAACTACCAACGGTAAGACGATGATATTTAGATCAGGTGATTGTCCTGATCAGGAAAGACGTTGAAGTTTATCTTGGGACCATTTTCTAGACCCAATAATTTCCATTAGAATGTAGTCCCTTTCGAAAAGTGAATTATGCTTTTCACCTTTTACTTTCGAAAACTACCAATAGAAGTAGTTTCTTCCTTTGATTTTACTGAACGGTAAAggtgtcgaagaaaaattgaattatggATGCATTATCGCTTTGAAAAGTAGCACCGTTGTTGGCAAACAGTACGTGAATCATAGCATAAACCAGAACATCTAGAATGTCCAAGCAGACGATGTCAGTGATAAGACCATTGTGAATGATCACAAAACCACCCCCATGTTTATCAGTTTGGAAACAGATAGGTTGAATGGTAGATGTTCATATTGTTCCATTTATCTCCTGTATGTACACTCAGGGTGGTTAATCCGTTGCATCTCGTAAAATTGCCGAACAGCTAAATTACGCCGCTTCCGTAAATGTTTAGTTTCCCGAATCGTACCTTTACCATGGAAACGTCCAAAGTAAGTACTGTTGTAAACGCACCGAGAACGATCGACGGGCAGCAGCAAACGTGCTACTGTTATTGTATTTTCCGAATTTAAGCGCGGAAGAACGTGTTATGTACACTTATCCTATTATGCATTTGCAAGctaaaaaaaatcgatgtaCATAGTGATTCTTTGCAACGTTACTCGCATCCCTCGATTGGTACTTTAAGCGTGTAAGTCCGTGCATTATCGCAACGCGTTGATCGATGTAATCGCGATGCCATAGTCGAGatttttcgagaatttttaagAGGACGTGCGCGACAATCGCAATTGGAAATGATAATACGATTGATAATACGTCATCTTTATTTAATAGCTAAGCGACGACAATCACGGAAAGTCATCGCGTCTACGCCATTGCTGAAGCGATCGACGATACGTATCCCCTCGAGCACGTACTTTTACAACCAAGTACGACGCGTGTCGTatcgtaataatatttttgtaattacaatgTTCCACGATACACTGTAAATATGATATTGCaattaaacatatataaaattaataatattcgtcTATTATTTCAACCTCTTCGAATCTGATGCATAGTAGTTTGTaacatatgtacatagatTTCGAGATTATTTTGTCCAAcgaatcaatttatttcttacaatAATAACTGTCACGTATCCACcattgaattctttttaaacattttttgtgaaaattagtGTCATTTGTCGAAGAAAAGTACAAATGGTTCGATACTATTGCAACGTAAGGAATAACatagattttaaataataaaaatcatatttattttttagataaaaatttaattcgtaacGTAGAATGTGTTAGTCTCTATTGTTTTTACACTAACGAATGCATAATGTTAGACTTATTGCTTctcttagaaattaatttaattagaaacgcTTTGAAGTTACGGATTAATGTCGTAGTATAACAATAACTGTAACTATATTCGTAATTTAAGGTTTGAACTCGAGGTTGATATCAATTACGAGGAACATCACTCAATTGTAgagcattgaaaaatattagacacttatatttatatcggCTGATATTCATGTTTAAGGAGAGAAAACTACTCCCTGAAGTttcgaacgaaataattacttaattaaatttgtcaaaattgtttcaaaagaTATCAtatccttgaaaattacaaagtgcaaaagtaatgtaaatataacggtaatttgattaaatttgattcttccattcattatttaaattatcttaTATCTTAATTAAAAACCAAATGTACATCTAAAAACAGagcttgaaaaatgtatttaagtaattagtaaagtgaaaaaagaaatggttaaaaataagtaacaatCGAGGAACTGTTCTTTAAAGTAAATgtcaaataaaacacttaatgtaattgtttcgtggatttatttaatgtaagattttaacaaaacttcatTTGATTgttttttgattaaatatgaatcataTGAGCCTATCGGACCAATTCTCTGTCTTTTCTTTCAATCGCACTACATTAGAAAAAGCTGTTATGACTCCTTCAACAGTTGATatcttttgaagaaattttgaagGAAGGgttaaattactttcttttcatttttttaagtagCCATTCCGACCACTTAGTCTCAGTGGACCATTGTACTCGGGCCCATACGGACAGGAGGTAAATTACTTCTTcacattataatttacattttttaatgtgcAATTACCAGTGATTCTCAGCTTTTTTATTAGAACATAAAAATTTGGTACTCGTCTCACAGTATTACACTCTCAAAATAAGTATTGTTTCTTTGTACGGTATACAtgaaaactattttcattaatgaCACCGGAggcaaatttcaatatttccgtgaatattttgtttgcgtTCGTCGAATATTCGCGAAACCGTCTGGAGTTGCTGGTTCGTCTTGgcaaaaatttcaacaagagcgaagggttaaaatttgaaactaaacgtaaAGAAGTTACACGGTAACAGTCAGCGTTGTTGCCACAATCATTTCTGGAGTATTgtgaatgtaatataatatgtgTAGATATATGTCTacatattgatttattatggACGTGTGTGAGACCAGTAAGATCGTACTTTTAcgaaaatttccaattatattttttaacgtaacTATCTGGAAACAACTACTTTAAAACAGTTGAGAGCTTCtggtaacaaaattaaaatataatccgGAGTGCAAAGTATTGGATgatgttattttttacaattagcCAAGCGTACTGGAGAATCTGATATGTTTCTTCAGGTTTCTTTAGACACTCGCTTTGTTATCTCTGCCTCTATACTTCATCTAAAGATATTCTTGGGGTAGGGGTGCAGAGATGGATTTGCGATGGTCGTAGGGTGCGATCATGTGGTTGGTGACGTCAGAGTTTTACCACGTTTTCACGCGATCGCAGCGTattgtgaatttttgaaaattgttctttcAGGGGCTACAGTAAATTTTGAGACAATGGGTATTTTAAGAATACCCATACAGAACCGCCACGGTCATGCGGGTACCATCGAGTCATTGGTGGTTTATGACCGCAGTGACCGGCCCGAGCGTTACGAGCCGTAACATACAGTGGTGTGCAAAAGTTTCCGGACCAatagatttttcatttgatattcCGAAAGTGACATCTAAAATAACTTTAACTAACATTGGGTGTAAGGGTATGATTAAGTTTTCCGTCACATAGAATgtctaaattttaaaaagattggAAAAATATGCATTCTCAGACGAGTCAAAGTTTAATTTACGCGGAAATGATGGCAAACAACATGTGTAACATTCAATTGgaaaacgaaataatgtaaaatatcaaataccaACAGTAAATTATGATGCAAGGAACTTAATGATTTGGAGAATGTTTTTCGCTCAAGGAGTGGTCGCCTTGTAGAAACTAAACAAATTGTGAACTGTGTAAAGTATCGGgatatttcatacaaaaatctattacaatattcaaaaACGTATTCgtaataaaaacattcaaaaaaaggaaaacggaATTTGAATACACAAGTCcaccaattttttaaacatgtaCTTACGATATgatatctttctttttttctttatttatcgtaCCCTTATACCTAATATCAATTAAAGTTACTTTAGATATCAGTTTTGGATTATAAAGTGACAAATCTATCTGTCCGGAACTCTGTCCTAACTTTTGCACACCACTGTATATTTAGATGGACATCTACACTAGAAATaagtatataaatgtatatatgtatatagatacatattcattttttatttaaagttttgtCAACGTAACTTTAGCTGAGCTTGAGGGTGAACTTTTCTCTGATTTCTcgcgatattttaataacttcTACTAGTGAGACATCGCCTCCCGTgagatgaaatatattttatatcttgtATGTGATCACCACAGTGcggtaaaacattttttactccACACTTCAGTTGcgattgaataaataatcgataaagGTTATAGAGAAAACGTTGTTACCAATTGGTCAAGAAGTAACGGTGCAGATAATAGTACCAACAATCAACGCACGGTTCGTGACAATCGGAACGAGGTGAACTACAAATAGCAGCAAAATTTAGTGAAGATGGTGAGACACGGACACCTAGTCGAACGCTTCTAACGGTTCAATGTCTAAATTAATAGTGAATAATAATCATTCATACAGCGGTCAATATGTGAATGAGGATTCATGAGTTTGCTGCTAGTAGGAATAAGTGTGCGTCAATTTGGAGAGCTGGACGATAGTCGCGAAAAACGAAGGTACGGCAGGATGGTTTGTTTATGGAGATCAGCTGTGTT
This window contains:
- the LOC128878471 gene encoding uncharacterized protein LOC128878471; the protein is MWLKTALLICCIIAYTLADDAPRSKAVTVEDFVTSHKLPESVARPSEYDDEDEDDDVVDVERKAITKDGKHTKKVIQRLESFDKKAANLDPVRRFDSGDDDKTDSGTAKRQVRVELENFSDTGVLQETGIRRTDAYKSRVENQRDSVIPGVHVSDEYPTTMIPVLTTPREARGFDFVPVNIIRDDGKETSFRDRNFGDFSDVSLVPAGTNSRIQVKKGPNGKDYEYEYVYYYYDEEDENKAGSTDSAVTNSYDVPSRTTSAPRRGGSSTNRNKYSSAERSSTVEPASNEVIPNRNGNRGRQLVEAEDVSEERLPTNTRFPPRSRSNHNTGTTEPSRTRGNRPRPSLDLVDSSSFRTHQEGPEFPQVLPKGPLRFLGVTPNEDTEEKVAPRGRGRPHRVQEPAPVEEEVEDAPIPTTRRRPLSTPAPEVETEASDEQASRSTEEDDKEETSPVSRERVRNKQASSEVKQVSEELDSSSISASTVSAVTDSPTTEFPSAMDKVALDLYAFVQQGQNNLVDASSSEATGSSDGTTPTDDETTTDPATATELSATTVTLEPTTTTTTTEPPTTTPTTTTTTTTTTTTTEPPTTTAQAPAGRGKFRRPGIGGSPTSRNRFKSNGGGSTTTTEASVEPTQRTRGRFGGNGSNGGGYRRPRPGQKQPVEEDAVQKESSSSVQAERPSGTTRGRFRGSGSTRTTVSTTTSAPSNGGSTQSSNGQTGVTRPSFNKLNINRLRGRPTTTAPSASEESQESTRSETAKETAQEPVTAAPKSNVRSRLPSPGARPVIRPSGARVNLRQKPGQPTTTTTTTPIPLPADASDETSIDEPAGEGTEEETHEAPAETSPAPTRSTTANPLNKLRNRNRLQVHPKSTTRSPVSLAPRRSPLLPRRKVTEAPVPQTSQEESSEEPETSSETEATEATSAETSTAASTRHEETRGFGGLLAPRRRIAPRRPGQIAPRE